The DNA window GCACCTGGGCCGTCGGGCGAGCCTCTCTTCGTCTCGGACCACTTCGGGATTCGCTGCGTGCTGCGCCATGACACAAACGCACTGGCCGATTCAGCCAGGAGCGCGGCACGACTCGTTCACCAGACAGCCGTGGTGCTCATCCCACCCGAAGCCGCGTGGCCTCCCATCCAGGCCCTGCGCAAGAAGCACGACGCGAAGTTCGAGCGGTGGATGCCACATGTCACGCTGCTCTACCCCTTCCTCCCGGAAGAGGACTTCGACACCGTCGCGACGCTCTTCGAGGAAGCCCTCCGGGACATCGAACCCTTCGAGGTGACGCTCTCCGCGTTCGGGCACTTCGAGCATCGCGCCAACGCAACGGCCTGGCTTCGCCCCGATGACAAGCCCCAGGGCACACTGGCCGCCCTGCACGCGAAGCTCGCGGCGGTGGTCCCCGAATGTGCCACTTCCGAGCACGGCTTCTCGCCCCACCTCTCGGTGGGGCAACTGCCTCGCTCGAAGGACGTGGACCTCGAGCAGACCCTGTCTGCCTGGGCCCGAACATGGCGCGCGCTGTCTTTCAACATCGTCGAGGTGTGTCTCATCCGACGCAAGGGAGACACCCCGTTCGAGGTCATCCGGCGAATCCCCCTGGGCCGTGCGCCGCGCCAGCAGACACCAGGCTCGGACACCACGACCGCCTCGAAGGGAGACAGCACCCTTCGCGCGGCACTCGCCAGCACGAGTACGCCTTCATCGAGGGAGAGTCGCACCGCGGCTGTGGAGCGATTGCGTAAGCTCTGTGAGCGCATCGGGACGTCCCTGCATCCCTACGGTTCGTACCTGCTCGGCACGGACGAAGCGGGAAGCGACGTGGACGCGGTCGCCATCGGACCGTCGAGTCTCTCTCGCGACGACTTCGCGCAAGCCCTGCTGCGTGAGGTGGCGACGTCCGCTCCCGAGGCCGCGAGCTCCGCGCGCTTCGTGGCCGATGCCGCCATTCCACTGGTGAAGCTGTCACTCGGGGGCGTGAGCTTCGACGTGTCCTACGCGAGCCGCCCCGAAGGCGTGGCCCCCTGTGAGCCGATGACGTTGCTCGCGCTGCATGGCGCCCAGCTCGACCCCTCGGGGCTTCGCTCCGTGCTGGGTGTCGCGGACTCGCAAGGCATCCTCGATGCACTTGGCTCCGACGAAGCCACCCACGCGCGCTTCCGGAACCTGCTTCGCGCGGTGAAGCGCTGGGCCAAGGCACGCGGCATCTACTCGCATGCGCTCGGATACATTGGAGGACTGTCCTGGACGGTGCTCGCCGCCTGGGCCTGCACGCGCGCGGCTCCAGACGCCGTGAAGTCCGACGCGGAGCTGCTCGCGCACTTCTTCCACACCTTCGCCACCTGGCCCTGGCCTCAGCCCGTGGCCCTCACCCAGGAGACCGCCCGGTATCGCCCGGATGGCAAGCGCGACCTGATGCCCGTCATCGCGCCCGCCGCGGAGCCCCTGCGAAACACGGCGCGCAATGTGTCGCGCTCCACATTCCGCACCGTGCGCGACGAGCTGACCCGCGCCCGGGAGCTCGTGGCCGAAGCGCGAGCCTCGAGCTCACCGCTCGCGTGGGAGCCGCTGTTCCAGCCGGTCGACGCCACGCGCGACCTCCCTGCCCGGCTGCGGCTCTCCGTCGATGCGCCCACACCTGAAGCCCACGAGGCCGCCATGGGCTGGGTCCTCGGTCATCTCACCGCCCTGGTGTACCGACTGGAGGGAGACCGCCGACTCAGTGTGCGTCCACTCCAGGGTCCCCAGATGCTCTTCATCGGACTGGACACGCGACAGGCCCAGGGCTCGGGTGCGCTGTCGTGGACTCCCGGAAGCCCGCTGTCCGAGGCGGTGGCGACGTTCCAGACATCCTTCCAGGAATGGACAAACCGCCCCGAGAACACCGTCCTCCACGTGGAGCTGCTCCGCGGGGACAATGAGGCGTGAGCCCATTGTTGGGCGCTCGCGAGTGAAGACCAGGAAGGACACACACGCCACGCCATCCTCGGCACGTCCTGCCAGCATTCTCCGCAGGTGAGATAGACTTCACTCCAAGTCAACACCTCTGGAGGTCACAGCGTGGCCGAGACCTATCGTGTCGCGAAGCTCCCCATCCGCATGCGTGGGTTCGTGGACCCCGACACGAATGCGCAGTTCGAGGGCTACGTCGAGCCGGGCACCTACTTCGTGCTCGAGGAGCGCCCGGGCCCCGCGGGCTCCGACAGCGACTACGCGCGGCTGGAGGTCCCCACGCTGGGCGCGCTGGACACCTGGGTTTGTGTTCGCTGGCGTACCCAGCAGTACGCCACGCTCTCGCACCAGGAGAGGCCGCCGCCCGCGGTGAGGCTGCCCTTCAGCGACGAGCCGATGGCCGTGCCCGAGGAGAAGCTGGTGTCGCTGCTCGAGGGCCTGCGCGACTACCGCTACGACCTGGACCAGGCGTACTACCCCTGGACGCTGCCCGGCATCCGGGTTCCCCTGGGGCCGCCGAGCTTCAACAACTGCTGCACGTTCGTCGAAGCCCTCATCGTCAGGGCCTTCGCCGACGTCCACGGCGACAGCTTCAGTTGGGACGCGCGCCTGCACCGGCAGATGATGATTGCTTCCTCGGAGGACTTGTTCTCACCCGTCACGGCGGTCGTCGAGAATGGCATGGCCGTCCTCGCGCCATCGCCGGATGTCTCGCCTCATCCCTGGACCCTCATCCAGGGATGGCGCGCCCCGTGGCGCTCCGGCCATACCTTCCTCATCGTGGACCACCATCCCTCGACGGATAAGGTCCTCGTGCTGGAGTCCAACTGCGCGCATGGACTCGACGGCGTCGGCTTCCGGGGTATCGGCAACCTGCGCGACAAGGGACTCCAGCCGCCCGTGGAGTGGTGGAAGCAACCGTCGGTGTGGACGTGGCGTCAGCTCTGCGCCACCTATCTCCACCGGCAACAGGCGTGGCTCAAGGTCAAGAACCGCTCCTGGTCACGCCTGTCGCCCGCCGCGCCCTGAGGCTCCTGCTCAGGACGGGTCGAACCTCCGCCGCCGGAGGTCCAACATCCACGCCTCCAGCGCCTCCACCGCGGCAGAGGGAGGCTCCTCGGGCAACACGGACGCCCCCAGCGCGGCATCCAGCACCTCGAAGGAGCGCGTCACCTCGGCACGCCACTTCTCGCTGAGCGCATCGGGAAGCTCGCTCTTCTCGCCGCGCTGCTTCTGCGCCACCAACTCGTGGGCCTCCGCGAAGCCATTCGCATCCAGCAGCGCGGTGACGTCCGTCTCCACCTCACCGGTGCGCAGCAGATGCGTCCCGGTCAGCGTGGTGCGCAGCACATAGAGCAGCTTCTTCGCCGAGCGGAAGCCACTCTTCTCCCACTCTCGAAGCTGTCCATGGGCAAAGCCCCGGTAGTGCCGGTGCATCCGCTGGGACATCACGGCTCTCACCAGCGGCTGGAGGGGCGCCAGCTCCGGAGACACCCGCACGGGGATGGCCCCCACCAACCGCTCCAGGTAGTTGCCATTGCCCTGCAAGAGTCCCTGGAGTACGGGTTGGAGTTCGTTGGACGAGTAGTCCACCTCCACGCCGTCCACCACCTGGAGCCGCTCGGCGTTGAGCTGCCGGGGTTGCAGGCCCAGGAGCAGGGCCGTGGGCGCCACGTGGATGGACTTCAAGTCCAGGTCGCTGTCCGGCGAGGGAAACCCATACGCATGGGCGCCCGACAAGGCCACCACCAGGTGCTCGCGCTTCGCGGACTCCTCGTCGAGCACGCGGTCCGCGACCCGCTGCTCATGCTCCTTCAGGGTGCCCTTCATTCCGAGTCCCTCCACTCCGTCTCCGGGGCCGGGGGTGCCTCGCGTCCCAACGCACCTGGCACCTTCAGCACCCAGCGCCGCGCCACTTCCTCACCCACGCGCCGCAAGAGCCGGTCCGCCCGAGGATAGTCGGGATGCTCCGGCAACTTGCTCTCCCGTCGCGCCGCCTCCAGCTCCGGCGCCATGGCCTCCGCGTCTCGCAAGACGTCCTCGAGAGGCACCTGCCCGGCCTTGATGTCCAGCAGCCGCGCCTTCAAGGCCCCCGTCGCCTCGAACACGGGCTCGCCGTGGCGCAGCCACCCCGTGGCGGTCGCAATCAGGCGCAGCAGGTTGTAGGCGTTCTTTGGCCGCAGCTCGCGAGCGGACGGCGGACGCTGGCCACCGCCCCGCGCATAGGCGGTGAGCGCCGCGAAGTCGTTGGCCGACAGCAACCCCTGGTCCCAGAGCGAGCGGTAGAGCTGCTTCACATACGTCTTCGCCGCCAGCAGCGAGTCCTGCTCCGTGGGCGACTGCCGGGGCGACACCGCCGCGAGCCGCTTCGCCACCTCGTCCAGGTCTGGAGCCGGGTCCTCACACAGCCACTCCAGGAGCAGGTCACGGTGCTCGGCCAGCCGCTGGCTGCGCGTGAGCTTGTCGAGCTGGCTCATCGCATACCGGCCGAAGCTGCCGAAGATGGCCTGCGAGACGAAAGCCTCGCGCTCCGCCAGGAGCCACTCTCCCAGCTCATCCAGCGCCTTCGCGCCCGGGACGAACAGCGTCTCCAGCGTGTTCGGGTCGGCGCGCAGCGCCTGCTCCACCGTCTTGCGCACCTCCCAGTAGGTCGTGCTGCCGTCGGCGCTCACCAGGTCCATCGGCGGGTCCACCAACCCCAGCGTCCACGGGAGCGGCAGCGCGAAGACACCTCGCACATCCACGTCCGACTGCGCGTTCGCCAGGCCCCAGGCGTGGCTCCCCACGCGCGTCTCCAGCACCACGCACGGCCCCAGCGCCTGCCAGGCGGCCTCGCGGCGCCGCGCGAACTGGACCTGCCCCGGGCGCCGAGGCACCAGCTCCTCGCGTGCGAACCACACCTCCCCCACGCCCACAATCTGGATGTCGAGCCCCCCATCCCGGGCCCGCACCACGCGCCCCACCACCCCTTGAGGGATGCGCCGGCCACCCGTGGTGAGCCGCTCCACGCGGGTCGTCACTTCCGTGCCATGAGGCAGGGGCACCGACAGACGGTCCACCTCCTCCAGCCCTCGAATCCGAGCGTCACTCATCATCCACCTCAAAGGGATACCGCGGCCGGCCAGGGACGGGACGTCGTCCGGACGGCTGACCGCGCGCATCGCGGCAAGGGTTCAGCTCCGGGGCTCGCTCGCGCTCATGCTGTCGCGCAGACGGGACAACATCTCCCGAGCCGTCTCCAGCTCCACCCGGCAGCGCTCCAGTCGTTCCCGCAGGCCGTTGAGCTCGCCCGCGTCCGCGCGCAGCTCGATGTCCCGGCACACCGCCTCCAGCGCCGAGACACCAAACCACGCCGCGTTGGACTTGAGCGTGTGCGCGGCCCGGCTCACATCGTCCAGCACGCCCTGGCGCAGCGCCGTGAAGGCGTCATCCAGCAGCCCGGGCATGCTGAGCAGCGCGGTGTCGATGAGCTCGGGGAGGATGTTCGACGCCTGCGCGCCCAGCTCCCGCCACAGCCGCGCCAGCGCCGTGGGATTCAACCCCGGGATGCGCGCCGACAGCGGCACCAGGTCCTCGTCGAGCGGGGACTCCTCGAGGTCGACGCGCGAGGGTCGCGCCTGCGTGCCTCCCAACGGACGCGGTGTCTGGCAACGCACCAGCGCGGCGGCCAGCGCCTCCACGCGAATGGGCTTGGCGAGGAAGTCGTCCATCCCCGCCTCGAAGCACTGCTCCCGGTCCGAGTCCATCGCGTTGGCCGTCATCGCGATGACCCACGGCTGCACCTTGGGCGGCAGCTCCCGGCGAAGCCTCCGCGTCGCCTCCAGTCCGTCCATCTCCGGCATCTGCAGGTCCATGAGCACCACGTCGAAGCGCTGACGCATGGACCACTCGAGCGCCTCGCGCCCGTTGGAAGCCGCCTGCACCTGATAGCCCAGCCGGTCCAACATCAGGCTCGCGAGGCGCTGGT is part of the Myxococcus landrumus genome and encodes:
- a CDS encoding poly(A) polymerase encodes the protein MSHERFTTSREVYHRIRWDPRLDAREFVIGYDAHGETLEEIPFEAFVPDGELPWHRVWYFKRGREVMWDRKERIDRLSHPAASEDAPIPAPRRAPAAFTSLPAHRFDARAEAWVTAVAPSTKPPALQHLTVVTLNVLFDLYDAELLDTARRIPAALALLRETDADVIALQEVTAPFLRALLAEPWVREHYWLSDGPEANTVATYGQVLLSRVPFSSLVQRVFSRDKRLIAGEVRVADGTLWVATPHLTSNRDAAGAAARAVQVQAILDWALALGASEEGRPPDLVLAGDFNLGEPSTEAEAFTRVGFVDAWPTLRPMEMGETYNPQLNSLAALTTTSGKLQRLDRVLVKSSSGRLAPQAIELFGEAPLPGAPGPSGEPLFVSDHFGIRCVLRHDTNALADSARSAARLVHQTAVVLIPPEAAWPPIQALRKKHDAKFERWMPHVTLLYPFLPEEDFDTVATLFEEALRDIEPFEVTLSAFGHFEHRANATAWLRPDDKPQGTLAALHAKLAAVVPECATSEHGFSPHLSVGQLPRSKDVDLEQTLSAWARTWRALSFNIVEVCLIRRKGDTPFEVIRRIPLGRAPRQQTPGSDTTTASKGDSTLRAALASTSTPSSRESRTAAVERLRKLCERIGTSLHPYGSYLLGTDEAGSDVDAVAIGPSSLSRDDFAQALLREVATSAPEAASSARFVADAAIPLVKLSLGGVSFDVSYASRPEGVAPCEPMTLLALHGAQLDPSGLRSVLGVADSQGILDALGSDEATHARFRNLLRAVKRWAKARGIYSHALGYIGGLSWTVLAAWACTRAAPDAVKSDAELLAHFFHTFATWPWPQPVALTQETARYRPDGKRDLMPVIAPAAEPLRNTARNVSRSTFRTVRDELTRARELVAEARASSSPLAWEPLFQPVDATRDLPARLRLSVDAPTPEAHEAAMGWVLGHLTALVYRLEGDRRLSVRPLQGPQMLFIGLDTRQAQGSGALSWTPGSPLSEAVATFQTSFQEWTNRPENTVLHVELLRGDNEA
- a CDS encoding nucleotidyltransferase domain-containing protein — encoded protein: MKGTLKEHEQRVADRVLDEESAKREHLVVALSGAHAYGFPSPDSDLDLKSIHVAPTALLLGLQPRQLNAERLQVVDGVEVDYSSNELQPVLQGLLQGNGNYLERLVGAIPVRVSPELAPLQPLVRAVMSQRMHRHYRGFAHGQLREWEKSGFRSAKKLLYVLRTTLTGTHLLRTGEVETDVTALLDANGFAEAHELVAQKQRGEKSELPDALSEKWRAEVTRSFEVLDAALGASVLPEEPPSAAVEALEAWMLDLRRRRFDPS
- a CDS encoding DNA polymerase beta superfamily protein, giving the protein MSDARIRGLEEVDRLSVPLPHGTEVTTRVERLTTGGRRIPQGVVGRVVRARDGGLDIQIVGVGEVWFAREELVPRRPGQVQFARRREAAWQALGPCVVLETRVGSHAWGLANAQSDVDVRGVFALPLPWTLGLVDPPMDLVSADGSTTYWEVRKTVEQALRADPNTLETLFVPGAKALDELGEWLLAEREAFVSQAIFGSFGRYAMSQLDKLTRSQRLAEHRDLLLEWLCEDPAPDLDEVAKRLAAVSPRQSPTEQDSLLAAKTYVKQLYRSLWDQGLLSANDFAALTAYARGGGQRPPSARELRPKNAYNLLRLIATATGWLRHGEPVFEATGALKARLLDIKAGQVPLEDVLRDAEAMAPELEAARRESKLPEHPDYPRADRLLRRVGEEVARRWVLKVPGALGREAPPAPETEWRDSE